GTCGACGAGGCCCTGAAGATCGCCAACGACACGCTGTACGGCCTGGGCGCGGGCGTCTGGACCCGCGACGGCAACACGGCCTACCGCCTGGGCCGCGAGATCAAGGCGGGCCGGGTGTGGACCAACTGCTACCACGCGTACCCGGCACACGCGGCGTTCGGCGGCTACAAGAAGTCCGGCATAGGCCGTGAGACCCACAAGATGATGCTGGACCACTACCAACAGACGAAGAACATTCTTTGTTCTTACAGCCCTCAGAAACTTGACTTCTTCTAGAGCTTGAAGTCGGGTTGCTTGGAGCCATCGTTCCGCTCCAGGCAACCCGCCATAGAAGATACCCACTGCAATCAATTGGGTACTTAAAGCTACAGTCTGGCATCCAAGGGAGTTCCCGCCGGACCATTCGCGGACCAAAGAGCTCCGAAGGACACAACCCACGAGCCGCCCGTTCATGAGCGCAGCGATCCGTCGATACCGGTAAGCAGCGCCCAACCGCCGGCAGCACTGGGAGAGCTCTTCGACCTCATAGCCGCCCTGAACGAATCCGTATCGCGAGCGAAGTCTCCTCGCGGTGAGAACGGCCCTGCCGACGTGCACGAGCTGCCGAAGACCACGAAGAGGACAGCCCGGCAGGGCCGGGCAAGGAGGCCGCTGTGAGGGAGCCCGCCCCAAGCTCCGGACCTGAACGAGGCCGTTGTCAGTGCCGCGTGCGATCCTCACCCCGGAAGCGGGCACTTCAGAAGGAGGCCGGGTGGCGACGGGACGTCCGCGGAAGGATCCACGCGATCCGGTGCTGATTCTGCGGGATGCCGGGCTGGAACCACTGGAGCCCTATCCAGGAAGTGATAAGCCCTGGCGCTGCCGCCATGAAGCGTGCGGGAGAGAAGTGTCACCGCGGCTGGGCAACATTGCCGCGGGCCGGCAGGGCGGCTGCCGGTACTGCTCGGGCACGGCTCCGATTCCTCCGGAGGAGGCGGTGGCGTTGATGCGCTCGGCCGGCCTGGAACCGCTGGAGCCGTATCCCGGGGCGACACCCCCTTGGCGCTGCCGGCACGTGCCGTGCGGTCGGGAGGTCAAGCCGCGCTACTCGTACATCAAACGCGGAGGGGGACCGTGCCGATGGTGCGCGCCGAACGCTCCGGTCGATCCCGACCAGGCCGCCGCGCTAATGAGGTCGGCGGGTCTGGAACCGTTGGAGCCCTATCCCGGGACCGACATCCCCTGGCGGTGCCGCTGCACAACCTGCGGCACGATCGGGACACCCACTCATGGGTCGGTCAAGGGCGGACAAGGGGGCTGCGGCCCGTGCGGGCGCAAGAACGCCGGGCGGGGCATCAGCCGTTCATGGTCGCGTCGCCGCGAACTGCCCCGCGCGGACGGCGACCAGGCCGCAGTCGAGGCGAAGGATTTCGGCCTGGAGCCGCTGGAGTCCTACCCGGGGCCGAGGGGCCTGTGGCGTTGCCGCCACCTCGCGTGCGGCCGAGACGTCGAGATCAGGTTGAGCAACCTGAGGCGCGGCCTTCGGGCCTGCCCGTACTGCCCTGCCTCCCCAGGTGGCCGACGCCGCTGGCCTGCGAACGAAGCCGAGGCTCTCATGCGCGCCGCCGGCCTGGAACCGCTCGAACCGTACGCGGGGCGTCGTGACAAGGCGTGGCGGTGTCGCTGCAACGGCTGCGGGCGTAAGACGTCACCGAGTCTGGGCGGCATTCTGGCGGGCCAGGGCGGCTGTCGGCACTGTGCCGACGTGAAGGCGGCAACGGCCAGACGGACCGACCCGGACATCGCGGTGGCTGCCATGCGCGCAGCCGGGCTGGAGCCGCTGGAACCCTATGCCACCTCGACGACGGCGTGGCGGTGCCGTTGCACAACCTGCGGCAACGAGGTCTCCCCGACCCTCATGAAGATCCGTACTGGTGGCGGATGCAAGTTCTGAGCTACCCACGGCATCGACCTGGCAGGACCGTCGAAGGTCTACGTGATCACCCACCCGGAGTGGAAAGCCGTCAAGATCGGGATCGGTGCCTGCACCGGCTACACCTCTCGCCTCATCCAACACGAACGCCAGGGCTGGCAACTGCATCACGCCCGCGATTACACCACCGGCGCAGCCGCCTACGACGTCGAGCAGGCCGTGCTGGGCCGCCTGCGTCAGGCCGGACTCGTTCCTTTCCTTACGAGCAGCGTCATGCCGAACGGCTGGACCGAGACCTGCTCCGCAGCCCGCATCACGGCGGCCGAGGTCTGGGCCATCGTCGACGAGGAAACTCGGAACGCTGAGGAACCCTATGCGCCCCGAATCGGCGGCCGACCCCATGCAGCGGGTCTCATCAGTGCGGAGGCCGCAGCCGCCGAGATGCGGGCCTGCGGATATGAGCCACTCGTGCCGTATCCCGGTCACACCAACGCGACTTGGCCCTCGCGCTGCATGACCTGCGGGCACGAGGGGCGTCCGACGTTCAACGCCGTCCGTAACGCGGGCCAGCGCTGTCGCGTCTGCCGGGCAAAGGAAACCCAGGCGAAACGCGCCGCCACGAACGCGCCGAAGGCCCAAGAAACCATGCGCACGGCCGGACTCGAACCGCTGGAACCCTACCGGGGCAGCCAAACGCCGTGGCGGTGCCGCTGCACCACATGCGGTCGCGAAACCAGCCCCACCTACTCCAACGTCAACAGCGGTTCGAAGGGCTGCCGGTTCTGTGCCTGCAACTCGGCAACCGACGAGCGTGCGTCCGCCGAAGTGCGAGCGGCCGGGTTCGAGCCGCTGGAGCCCTACCCCGGCCGTACCACGGACCGTTGGCGCTGCCGCTAACGTGCTCCCGAGGCGCGACTCGATAACCGTCGGTCACGATGCACGCCGCCGCTGCACCCAGTAGTCGAGCAAGCCCGGGTTCCGTCGTACGAACCTTCTTTAGGAGATCGCTGCCGCCCAACGGCATCCTCGGTATCGGCCGCCTCTGAAGATGCGTTCGGCGGATCATGAGCGCTTCGGCGTCCAGCGATGTGGCCGACTTCCTGTCGACTGTGATCGACTATCAGCTGACAAGGACAGGCCGACAGTCTTCAATGGCGTCGTGGCCACGCCTATACCAATACCCCCGCCCCCGCCCGCCACCCTGGAGACGATCGCGGGTAGCGCCACGCTGGACGAAGTCCTGGAGTTTCTACGCGCGCGCCGGCCGGTATTCCACTCCGAGGCCGATCTCCAGCACAGTTTCGCCCTCGCTGTAGGCGAGGTCGCACCGAAGGTCAGGTGCCGTCTCGAGGTCCCGGTGCGCGGAAGCAACGCCTCGGAGTACCTGGACCTACTGTGCCTGGGGCCGGCGGGCCGTACGGCAATCGAGTTCAAGTACGTGACCCGACAATGGTCGAGTACAGCAGGGACGCCTCCCGAGGAGTACGCCTTGCGCGGACACAACGCGCCGGACGTCGCACGTAGGGACTTCCTACGGGACGTAGCAAGGCTGGAACGCTTCTGCGACCGCGAGGACCAGAACGGGCTGGCCCTACTCATCACAAACGAGGCGGCCCTGTGGCGCCCCAGGCAACGCGGGATGCCCACCAGGGACGAGGAGTTCCGCACGGCCTGCGGGGAGCGCTGCGGGCGGGAGCCCGGACGACTGGCGCGCCGCCCCGGTCGGCAGCCGATCACCGCGCAGCGACCGCATCGTCACCGTTCGCGGTGTCGATCTCGCCGACCGCTACGACCGTTGACTGCTGCACGTGAGCGATGAACTCCCGCTCAGAGAATGCCGCTGATGGCCGTGTCCCCGCCCTGTTCTCGGGCGGGGACACTCCCCCCAGCCGCACGGCGGGGTCAGTTGGCGTTCACCAGGTCGTGCGCCGGCACGGTGACCGTCCGCTTACCCGGCTTGCCGCCGAGCACGATCTTCCGCAGGGCACTGTTGTTGTCGAGGTTGGTTTCCTTCAGCCGCTTCTCCGGGTTGGCCAGCACCTGGATGTAGTAGGTGCCGTTGGGCACGCCGGTGATGTCGAAGGACTGGCCCGGCAGGTCCTGGGTGTAAGTGTCACCGGAGCCGACGTCCAGCACCTCGCGGACGGAAATCGAGTTCTCCTCACCGCAGGCGGTGGCCAGGTCGGTGTTGTACGGGTGCCAGTTGGCGTTCTTCACCGTGTAGTCGATGGCGTCGGTGTTGGCCAGGCAGAACGCTTCCTTGCCGCTGCGCACGGCCTCCTTCTTGTCGGCCTTCAGCAGCCGGTAACTGGCGAAGTCGGTGAAGTGCCAGTGCACGTGCCCCGGGCGCGGGTCCCACTCCATGGTGCCGGTCGGGGTGTAGCCGACCTGCTTGCCCTTGGCGTCGTAGAAGTACTGGAAGGCGTCCATATTGGCCTTGCCGGGCGAGCGGAACCCGTCCACCACGAGCTGCGCCGGACCGGCGTTCCAGACGTTGGCGCTGAACGCCAGGTAGTCCTTGCCCGGGATGTCCTTGCCGCCGTCGCCGATGGTGATGCCATAGGCCGGCAGCGAGCGCAGGTCCGGCTTGGGGACGTCCGGGACGGAGGGCCTACCGGCGGGCCGCTTCGACAGCGGTTTGAGGGCGGGCGCCTGACGCGAGCCGTCGGTCTGGCCGCCGATGTCCCCGGCCTGCGGAGACAGCGCGGACGTCTGCTTCTTCTTCAACGCCCACGGCAGGGCCGGCGGCGCGGCCTTCAGCGGACCGTGGCCCACGTTGTACGAAGGACCCGCACCGCTCGTCACCGGCGCGGCAGCCTCAGCGGGCGCCGGGGCATGCCCGGGCCCGTGACCGGCGTGCGCGGTCGGCGCCTGGTGACCGGCACCGTGCCCGGCGTGCTCGCCGGCCTTCGCGGAGCGGGGCACCGCCTCGGTGGTGCTCTCTTCGTCCTCGTCGCTTCGTTCCACCACGGTCACCTTGACCGTGGCCGCTTCGTCGGCGATGCCGAACAGGTCGCGGTACTTCTTGGCAACACCGACCTTGGCCGTGTACGTACCGGCCGACAGCTGGACCGGCTCGGTGTAGGAGCCCGCGTAGGTGTTGGCCGCCCAGCCCTTCTCGACGCCCCACACGGAGCCGAGCGTGAAGGGGTTGGTGGAGCAGCTCTCCGGATACTTGGAGGTGGAGGGTGCGTCGGGCCGCACTCGGCCGCTGGCGTTGTTCGGGCAGAAACTCTCGCTGCGGGTGAGGACCTTCTTGCCGGCCTTGTCGGTGAGGGTGATCTCTGAGAAGCCGGGCAGCCCGGAGAAGTCCTTCACAGTGCCCGTGGGCAGCTTCTTCGCCTTGGTCTTGCCGCCCTCGTACACGGTCTGGGTGACAGTCACCGGGTCCTTGTAGGACTTCCGGGTCACCTTGAGCTCAAGCGGCGTCCCCTCGGCGATGAGGTAGGTGCCGAGGTCCAGGTACACACCCGGCTCCTCCTTCCAAGTGGTGAGCGTCACCGAAGTGGTCGCCGCGACGAGGCTCAGCTCGGGGCCCGTCGCAGCCTTCGCAGGCTCCTGCGCTGCGGCCACGATGCCCGCCGTGACGGCCGTCACGGCGATGGCCGTGATGCCGGCGAGCAGCGTACGCCGCAGCCTGGCGGTGCGTCTTCTGGTCATGGTTCCCTCGTCCTCCGGTGCTGTGAGAAGGAAGCAGGCGGCACGGCGCGTCCGCGAGGTCCGGGCCGGGGCCGTCACGTGTGAGGCGTTTGCTTCGCCCGCGCTGCGAGAGGAGCGAACCGGGTGCTCGGTTGTCCGGAAGCCGGAAAAAGGGTGGGGTGTTGGCCGAATGCCGTCGTAATGACGAGATCCGGCCGTCGGTGCGGGCACACCTCACCCGCTGGCAGTCCTTCTCATGCAGACGCCGCATTGTCGACGCGCCGGCTTCGCACCCCGGGGCGGCAGACCCGTATCTGCCATCCCGGCATTTGACGGCGTGTGGAAGTGCCGCCGCATCTCCCTTCGGAGCGCGCGCTCCTGACTCCGCATCGATGTCTAGGAGAACGGCTCGTCCGCACCCGGTGACTCGCCTTCAGCACCGACTGTCGGGCGGCTCGTTGGCAGCCGCCGGGGCATCGACTCGAAGGGGTGGTTCTGCCACAGCCGGCGCGAGGGCTCCTCCGGGCACGACGTGACTGACGGCTCGGAGTCAAAGATCCGCGTCAGGCGCCACTCAGGGTCGTAGGCGGGCCGGCCCGGGTCGCCGGTGGTGACGAAGGACGTCCAGGCCGTGCGGATCTGGGACGTCAGGACGCGGGCCTCGGCGGTTTGATCGGGGCCGATCGCCACCGGGCCGAGGTGTGCATCGTAGGTGCCGAAAACAGCGGGCCGTCCAGGACATGGCAGGCGCGCAGCAGCCCGCCCCTCCCCGGCGACTGCCAGGCCAGTTCGTACAGGTACGCCTTGCCGCCTCCGGCCGCCTGAGCCTCGGCGAGCTTCAGCACGGGCATGCGGAACGGCCAGTCGGCCTGCACGAGTTCGAACAGGTCCTCGTCGGACATGTCCGGGAACCCCTCGCAGTAGGCCCGCGCGCCGTCCTCGCCCGGACCGAAGTGGCGCAGCGTCTCCATCGCCTGTCCCTCGGTGACCTCGGCTGGGCAGGCTGGAGGTCGCCCTCGTGACCTGGCGGCACCTGCAGGGGGATTGGGCCTCCCTCGCCCATCCCGTGCTGCGCCAAAGTGGTCGGACTCCACGCGGCGCCGTCAGCGACAGTCGCCGTCCGGTGTGCACCCCGGCCGATCTCCGGTCCCGCGTATCCCGTCCAGCAGCGTAGACGAAGACACCGCCCGGCAGTTCGGGAAGTCGGTCTCAGCCGCTGCGCCGCACCCGGGCCGCCTTGCGGGCCTCCGCGAGCTTGCGGGCCTCGCTGCTCTTGCGGGACGGCCTGCCGCCGGAGCCGCCCTTCGCGTCCTTGGTGCTGCCCAGGCCGCGGAACGGGGCGTTGTGGTTCTTGGGGCGCGGTACGGCCGACCCGCCGTCGAGAAGCTTTCCGGACGGGGCCTTGGCTCCGGTGATCCGGCTTAGCTCCGCCTCGCCGGACCGCACTTTGGAGACCTTGGGGGCGACGTCGGCGTCCGCCATGACCTGGCTCGTCTCGCGGCGCTGTCCCGACAGGACGAGTGTCACGACGGTGCCGGAGCGGCCGGCCCGGGCCGTGCGGCCCGCGCGGTGCAGATAGTCCTTCGGATCGGTGGCTGGGTCGACGTTGACCACGAGGTCGAGGTCGTCGACGTGCAGGCCGCGTGCGGCAACGTTCGTCGCTACCAGCGCGGTGACCTGCCGGTTCTTGAACTGGGCCAGGGTCCGGGTGCGCTGCGGCTGGGACTTCCCGCTGTGCAGGGCGGCGGCGGCCACGCCGCTGGCCCGCAGATGCCGCGTGAGCAGGTCGACGCCGTGCTTGGTGTCCAGGAACAGCAGGACGCGGCCGTCCCGAGCGGCGATCTCCGTGGTCACGGCGTACCGGTCCGGGCCGTGTACGACGAAGACGTGGTGCTCGATCGCGGAGACCGCGTTGGACGAGGGGTCCACGGAGTGGACGGCGGGGTCGCGCAGGTAGCGCTGCACCAGCTGGTCGACGTCGCGGTCGAGGGTGGCGGAGAACAGCATCCGCTGCCCGCCGGGACGCACCTGGTCCAGGATCTCGGTGACCTGCGGAAGGAACCCCATGTCACACATCTGGTCGGCCTCGTCCAAGACCGCGATGCGCACCCGTCCCAGTCGGCAGCCCTTGCGCTCGATGAGGTCGCGCAGCCGACCGGGCGTGGCGACGACGATCTCGGCGCCATCCCGCAGCACGGCGGCCTGCCGTCCGATGGACACTCCGCCCACCACGGTCGCGAGCCGTAGCCGTAGCGCCTCGGCGTATGGGGTGAGCGCCTCACCGACCTGCTGCGCCAGCTCCCTGGTAGGCACCAGAACGAGCGCCAGCGGCTCTTTCGGCTGCGCGCGCTGCCCGGCCGTCCGGACGAGCATCCCCAGGCCGAAGGCGAGCGTCTTGCCGGATCCTGTGCGGCCCCGGCCCAGGACGTCCCGTCCCGCGAGCGCGTTCGGCAGCGCCGCCGCCTGGATGGGGAAGGGCACAGTCACACCGTGCTCATCGAGCGCCCGCAGAACCTCGGCCGGCAACCCCAGCTGCGCGAAGGAGGCAGCCGTGGGCACCGCCGAAGTGGCGCCCGACGCCTCGGACACATCGTCCTGCTGCTGGGCATCGGCACGTGCTGATTCGCTCACAGAGAGCCTTCCTCCGAAGGGACCGTACCGAGGAAGGCGCGGCAGGGACGCGGCCACCAGCCAGGACACCGAACGGAGACCGACACAGCGACGCTGCAAACGCGTAACGTTAGCATGGGGCACGCGGCACGGGCCTGTCGTGGTCGCGCCGCTCAGCCAAGGGACGACAGCGGGACCGGCCTGTGCGGACTGTCTCGACGCGCCTGGATCACAAGGCCTCCACCTGTGAAAACGGCCCTGCCCTGGGCCTTGTGGACGCCAGAAGACGCTTCGAACAACCTGCGTCACGTGTGCCACACGGGCACTCCCAGC
The genomic region above belongs to Streptomyces coeruleorubidus and contains:
- a CDS encoding lysyl oxidase family protein gives rise to the protein MTRRRTARLRRTLLAGITAIAVTAVTAGIVAAAQEPAKAATGPELSLVAATTSVTLTTWKEEPGVYLDLGTYLIAEGTPLELKVTRKSYKDPVTVTQTVYEGGKTKAKKLPTGTVKDFSGLPGFSEITLTDKAGKKVLTRSESFCPNNASGRVRPDAPSTSKYPESCSTNPFTLGSVWGVEKGWAANTYAGSYTEPVQLSAGTYTAKVGVAKKYRDLFGIADEAATVKVTVVERSDEDEESTTEAVPRSAKAGEHAGHGAGHQAPTAHAGHGPGHAPAPAEAAAPVTSGAGPSYNVGHGPLKAAPPALPWALKKKQTSALSPQAGDIGGQTDGSRQAPALKPLSKRPAGRPSVPDVPKPDLRSLPAYGITIGDGGKDIPGKDYLAFSANVWNAGPAQLVVDGFRSPGKANMDAFQYFYDAKGKQVGYTPTGTMEWDPRPGHVHWHFTDFASYRLLKADKKEAVRSGKEAFCLANTDAIDYTVKNANWHPYNTDLATACGEENSISVREVLDVGSGDTYTQDLPGQSFDITGVPNGTYYIQVLANPEKRLKETNLDNNSALRKIVLGGKPGKRTVTVPAHDLVNAN
- a CDS encoding DEAD/DEAH box helicase, translated to MSESARADAQQQDDVSEASGATSAVPTAASFAQLGLPAEVLRALDEHGVTVPFPIQAAALPNALAGRDVLGRGRTGSGKTLAFGLGMLVRTAGQRAQPKEPLALVLVPTRELAQQVGEALTPYAEALRLRLATVVGGVSIGRQAAVLRDGAEIVVATPGRLRDLIERKGCRLGRVRIAVLDEADQMCDMGFLPQVTEILDQVRPGGQRMLFSATLDRDVDQLVQRYLRDPAVHSVDPSSNAVSAIEHHVFVVHGPDRYAVTTEIAARDGRVLLFLDTKHGVDLLTRHLRASGVAAAALHSGKSQPQRTRTLAQFKNRQVTALVATNVAARGLHVDDLDLVVNVDPATDPKDYLHRAGRTARAGRSGTVVTLVLSGQRRETSQVMADADVAPKVSKVRSGEAELSRITGAKAPSGKLLDGGSAVPRPKNHNAPFRGLGSTKDAKGGSGGRPSRKSSEARKLAEARKAARVRRSG